One part of the Oenanthe melanoleuca isolate GR-GAL-2019-014 chromosome 26, OMel1.0, whole genome shotgun sequence genome encodes these proteins:
- the TRIM33 gene encoding E3 ubiquitin-protein ligase TRIM33 isoform X2, translated as MAENKGGGGGGDAAAEAAPGGGGGLEPPAGSPSSAAPPEERESPGAAAAAAAERGGGEAEAEAAAGPGAAAGPGPSPVPPLTPAAPGPFSLLDTCAVCAQSLQSRREAEPKLLPCLHSFCRRCLPEPERQLSVPVPGGANGDVQQVGVIRCPICRQECRQIDLVDNYFVKDTSESPSSSDEKSEQVCTSCEDNASAVGFCVECGEWLCKTCIEAHQRVKFTKDHMIRKKEDVSSEAVGASGQRPVFCPVHKQEQLKLFCETCDRLTCRDCQLLEHKEHRYQFLEEAFQNQKGAIENLLAKLLEKKNYVNFAAAQVQNRIKEVNETNKRVEQEIKVAIFTLINEINKKGKSLLQHLENVTKERQMKLIQQQNDITGLSRQVKHVMNFTNWAIASGSSTALLYSKRLITFQLRHILKARCDPVPAANGAIRFHCDPTFWAKNVVNLGNLVIENKPTPSYTPNVVVGQTPPGTNHVNKAPGQINLAQLRLQHMQQQVYAQKHQQLQQMRMAQPSASVPRQSSPQVMQQQPPRLISMQTMQRGNMNCGAFQAHQMRMAQNAARIPGIPRHNGPQYSMMQPHLQRQHSNPGHAGPFPVVSVHNTTINPTSPTTATMASANRGPTSPSVSAIELIPSVTNPENLPSLPDIPPIQLEDAGSSSLDNLLSRYITGSHLPPQPTSTMNPSPGPSALSPGSSGLSNSHTPVRPPSTSSTGSRGSCGSSGRTADKTGIGFKADQVKVKQEPGTEEEICSFSGTVKQEKTEDGRRSACMLSSPESSLTPPLSTNLHLESELEALGGLENHVKTEPADVSESCKQPGHSLVNGKSPVRSLMHRSARAAGEGSNKDDDPNEDWCAVCQNGGDLLCCEKCPKVFHLTCHVPTLLSFPSGEWICTFCRDLSKPEVEYDCDNSQHSKKGKTAQGLSPVDQRKCERLLLYLYCHELSIEFQEPVPASIPNYYKIIKKPMDLSTVKKKLQKKHSQHYQTPEDFVADVRLIFKNCERFNEADSEVAQAGKAVALYFEDKLTELYSDRTFQPLPEFEQEEDDGEITEDSDEDFIQPRRKRLKSDERPVHIK; from the exons ATGGCGGAAAACAAaggaggcggcggcggtggGGACGCGGCCGCCGAGGCCGCGCCGGGTGGCGGCGGCGGCCTGGAGCCTCCCGCGGGCTCGCCGTCCTCCGCCGCGCCGCCCGAAGAGCGCGAGAgccccggggcggcggcggcggcggcggcggagcgcggcggcggcgaggCCGAggccgaggcggcggcggggcccggagcggcggcggggcccggccccAGCCCGGTGCCGCCGCTGAcgcccgcggccccggggcCGTTCTCGCTGCTGGACACGTGCGCGGTGTGCGCGCAGAGCCTGCAGAGCCGGCGGGAGGCCGAGCCcaagctgctgccctgcctgcactcCTTCTGCCGCCGCTGCCTGCCCGAGCCCGAGCGCCAGCTCAGCGTGCCCGTGCCCGGCGGCGCCAACGGCGACGTGCAGCAAG TGGGGGTGATCCGGTGCCCCATCTGCCGCCAGGAGTGCCGCCAGATCGACCTGGTGGACAATTACTTTGTGAAGGACACCTCggagagccccagcagctccgACGAGAAGTCAGAGCAG gTGTGCACCAGCTGTGAGGACAATGCCAGTGCTGTGGGATTCTGTGTGGAGTGTGGGGAGTGGCTGTGCAAGACCTGCATAGAAGCTCACCAGCGAGTAAAGTTTACTAAAGATCACATGATCAGGAAAAAAGAGGATGTGTCATCAG aggcTGTGGGAGCATCTGGTCAACGTCCTGTTTTCTGCCCTGTTCACAAACAAGAGCAGTTAAAACTTTTCTGTGAAACCTGTGACAGGCTGACCTGCAGAGACTgtcagctgctggagcacaaaGAACACAG GTACCAGTTCCTGGAAGAAGCTTTTCAGAACCAGAAGGGTGCAATTGAGAACCTGTTGGCCAAACTTCTTGAGAAGAAGAATTATGTAAATTTTGCAGCTGCCCAAGTTCAAAATAG gATAAAAGAAGTAAATGAAACCAACAAACGAGTAGAACAGGAAATCAAAGTGGCTATATTCACCCTCATCAATGAAAtcaataaaaagggaaaatctcTCCTACAGCACCTTGAG AACGTGACAAAGGAGAGACAGATGAAGTTGATACAGCAGCAGAACGACATCACTGGTCTGTCACGACAAGTGAAGCACGTGATGAATTTCACCAACTGGGCGATCGCGAGCGGCAGCAGCACCGCCCTGCTCTACAGCAAGCGCCTG ATTACGTTCCAGCTGCGGCACATTCTCAAGGCACGGTGCGATCCCGTCCCGGCTGCCAACGGCGCCATCCGCTTCCATTGTGACCCCACCTTCTGGGCCAAGAACGTTGTCAACCTGG gtaACCTGGTCATTGAAAACAAACCGACCCCTAGTTACACTCCCAATGTAGTGGTTGGGCAAACTCCTCCAGGAACAAACCACGTCAACAAAGCTCCAGGACAAATCAACCTGGCCCAGCTTCGACTGCAGCACATGCAGCAGCAAGTGTATGCCCAGaaacaccagcagctgcagcagatgagGATGGCCCAGCCATCTGCAtctgtgcccaggcagagcagcccccaagtcatgcagcagcag CCTCCCAGGTTGATCAGCATGCAGACCATGCAGAGGGGTAACATGAACTGTGGGGCTTTCCAAGCACATCAGATGAGAATGGCTCAGAATGCTGCTCGTATACCAGGAATCCCACGCCACAATGGACCTCAGTACTCCATGATGCAACCTCACCTTCAAAGACAA CACTCCAACCCCGGCCACGCCGGGCCCTTCCCGGTGGTGTCGGTGCACAACACCACCATCAaccccaccagccccaccacGGCCACCATGGCCAGCGCCAACCGCGGCCCCACCAGCCCGTCCGTGTCGGCCATCGAGCTCATCCCGTCCGTCACCAACCCGGAGAacctgccctccctgcctgaCATCCCTCCCATCCAG ctggaAGATGCTGGTTCCAGTAGTTTAGATAATCTGCTAAGTAGATACATCACAGGCAGCCACCTCCCCCCACAGCCTACAAGCACCATGAATCCCTCCCCAGGACCCTCAGCTCTGTCTCCAGGGTCATCAG GTTTATCCAACTCCCACACTCCTGTGAGgccccccagcacctccagcacaggcagcagaggaag CTGTGGCTCCTCGGGCAGGACTGCTGACAAAACTGGCATTGGCTTCAAGGCTGACCAGGTGAAAGTAAAGCAagagccaggcacagaggaAGAGATCTGCAGTTTCTCAGGAACagtaaagcaggaaaaaacagaggATGGCAGAAGGAGTGCTTGCATG ctcagcagccccgAGAGCAGCCTGACACCACCTCTGTCCACAAACTTACACCTGGAGAGTGAGCTGGAAGCTTTGGGGGGCCTGGAGAACCACGTGAAGACAGAGCCAGCAGATGTGAGCGAGAGCTGCAagcagcctgggcacagcctggtgaACGGCAAGTCGCCGGTGCGGAGCCTCATGCACCGCTCGGCGCGCGCGGCCGGAGAGGGCAGCAACAAGGACGACGACCCCAACGAGGACTGGTGTGCTGTGTGCCAGAATGGGGGggacctgctgtgctgtgagaagTGCCCCAAGGTGTTCCACCTCACCTGTCATGTCCCCACACTGCTCAGCTTCCCCAG tgGAGAGTGGATATGTACATTCTGCAGAGACCTGAGCAAACCTGAAGTGGAATATGATTGTGAcaattcccagcacagcaagaaGGGGAAGACAGCACAAGGCCTGAGTCCTGTGGACCAAAGG aaaTGTGAACGCCTCCTGCTTTACCTGTACTGCCACGAGCTGAGCATTGAGTTCCAAGAGCCAGTCCCAGCCTCG ATACCAAACTACTATAAAATCATAAAGAAACCAATGGATTTATCCACAGTGAAGAAGAAACTGCAGAAGAAACATTCCCAGCACTACCAGACCCCCGAGGACTTCGTGGCTGATGTCCGGTTGATCTTCAAGAACTGTGAAAGGTTTAATGAA GCTGATTCAGAAGTagcacaggcagggaaggcagtTGCATTGTACTTTGAAGATAAACTTACAGAGCTCTACTCAGACAGGACCTTCCAGCCTTTGCCTGAATTTGAGCAGGAAGAGGATGATGGTGAAATAACTGAGGACTCCGATGAAGATTTTATACAACCACGTAGAAAACGCCTAAAATCAGATGAGAGACCAGTGCATATAAAGTGA
- the TRIM33 gene encoding E3 ubiquitin-protein ligase TRIM33 isoform X1, translated as MAENKGGGGGGDAAAEAAPGGGGGLEPPAGSPSSAAPPEERESPGAAAAAAAERGGGEAEAEAAAGPGAAAGPGPSPVPPLTPAAPGPFSLLDTCAVCAQSLQSRREAEPKLLPCLHSFCRRCLPEPERQLSVPVPGGANGDVQQVGVIRCPICRQECRQIDLVDNYFVKDTSESPSSSDEKSEQVCTSCEDNASAVGFCVECGEWLCKTCIEAHQRVKFTKDHMIRKKEDVSSEAVGASGQRPVFCPVHKQEQLKLFCETCDRLTCRDCQLLEHKEHRYQFLEEAFQNQKGAIENLLAKLLEKKNYVNFAAAQVQNRIKEVNETNKRVEQEIKVAIFTLINEINKKGKSLLQHLENVTKERQMKLIQQQNDITGLSRQVKHVMNFTNWAIASGSSTALLYSKRLITFQLRHILKARCDPVPAANGAIRFHCDPTFWAKNVVNLGNLVIENKPTPSYTPNVVVGQTPPGTNHVNKAPGQINLAQLRLQHMQQQVYAQKHQQLQQMRMAQPSASVPRQSSPQVMQQQPPRLISMQTMQRGNMNCGAFQAHQMRMAQNAARIPGIPRHNGPQYSMMQPHLQRQHSNPGHAGPFPVVSVHNTTINPTSPTTATMASANRGPTSPSVSAIELIPSVTNPENLPSLPDIPPIQLEDAGSSSLDNLLSRYITGSHLPPQPTSTMNPSPGPSALSPGSSGLSNSHTPVRPPSTSSTGSRGSCGSSGRTADKTGIGFKADQVKVKQEPGTEEEICSFSGTVKQEKTEDGRRSACMLSSPESSLTPPLSTNLHLESELEALGGLENHVKTEPADVSESCKQPGHSLVNGKSPVRSLMHRSARAAGEGSNKDDDPNEDWCAVCQNGGDLLCCEKCPKVFHLTCHVPTLLSFPSGEWICTFCRDLSKPEVEYDCDNSQHSKKGKTAQGLSPVDQRKCERLLLYLYCHELSIEFQEPVPASIPNYYKIIKKPMDLSTVKKKLQKKHSQHYQTPEDFVADVRLIFKNCERFNEMMKVVQVYAETQEINLKADSEVAQAGKAVALYFEDKLTELYSDRTFQPLPEFEQEEDDGEITEDSDEDFIQPRRKRLKSDERPVHIK; from the exons ATGGCGGAAAACAAaggaggcggcggcggtggGGACGCGGCCGCCGAGGCCGCGCCGGGTGGCGGCGGCGGCCTGGAGCCTCCCGCGGGCTCGCCGTCCTCCGCCGCGCCGCCCGAAGAGCGCGAGAgccccggggcggcggcggcggcggcggcggagcgcggcggcggcgaggCCGAggccgaggcggcggcggggcccggagcggcggcggggcccggccccAGCCCGGTGCCGCCGCTGAcgcccgcggccccggggcCGTTCTCGCTGCTGGACACGTGCGCGGTGTGCGCGCAGAGCCTGCAGAGCCGGCGGGAGGCCGAGCCcaagctgctgccctgcctgcactcCTTCTGCCGCCGCTGCCTGCCCGAGCCCGAGCGCCAGCTCAGCGTGCCCGTGCCCGGCGGCGCCAACGGCGACGTGCAGCAAG TGGGGGTGATCCGGTGCCCCATCTGCCGCCAGGAGTGCCGCCAGATCGACCTGGTGGACAATTACTTTGTGAAGGACACCTCggagagccccagcagctccgACGAGAAGTCAGAGCAG gTGTGCACCAGCTGTGAGGACAATGCCAGTGCTGTGGGATTCTGTGTGGAGTGTGGGGAGTGGCTGTGCAAGACCTGCATAGAAGCTCACCAGCGAGTAAAGTTTACTAAAGATCACATGATCAGGAAAAAAGAGGATGTGTCATCAG aggcTGTGGGAGCATCTGGTCAACGTCCTGTTTTCTGCCCTGTTCACAAACAAGAGCAGTTAAAACTTTTCTGTGAAACCTGTGACAGGCTGACCTGCAGAGACTgtcagctgctggagcacaaaGAACACAG GTACCAGTTCCTGGAAGAAGCTTTTCAGAACCAGAAGGGTGCAATTGAGAACCTGTTGGCCAAACTTCTTGAGAAGAAGAATTATGTAAATTTTGCAGCTGCCCAAGTTCAAAATAG gATAAAAGAAGTAAATGAAACCAACAAACGAGTAGAACAGGAAATCAAAGTGGCTATATTCACCCTCATCAATGAAAtcaataaaaagggaaaatctcTCCTACAGCACCTTGAG AACGTGACAAAGGAGAGACAGATGAAGTTGATACAGCAGCAGAACGACATCACTGGTCTGTCACGACAAGTGAAGCACGTGATGAATTTCACCAACTGGGCGATCGCGAGCGGCAGCAGCACCGCCCTGCTCTACAGCAAGCGCCTG ATTACGTTCCAGCTGCGGCACATTCTCAAGGCACGGTGCGATCCCGTCCCGGCTGCCAACGGCGCCATCCGCTTCCATTGTGACCCCACCTTCTGGGCCAAGAACGTTGTCAACCTGG gtaACCTGGTCATTGAAAACAAACCGACCCCTAGTTACACTCCCAATGTAGTGGTTGGGCAAACTCCTCCAGGAACAAACCACGTCAACAAAGCTCCAGGACAAATCAACCTGGCCCAGCTTCGACTGCAGCACATGCAGCAGCAAGTGTATGCCCAGaaacaccagcagctgcagcagatgagGATGGCCCAGCCATCTGCAtctgtgcccaggcagagcagcccccaagtcatgcagcagcag CCTCCCAGGTTGATCAGCATGCAGACCATGCAGAGGGGTAACATGAACTGTGGGGCTTTCCAAGCACATCAGATGAGAATGGCTCAGAATGCTGCTCGTATACCAGGAATCCCACGCCACAATGGACCTCAGTACTCCATGATGCAACCTCACCTTCAAAGACAA CACTCCAACCCCGGCCACGCCGGGCCCTTCCCGGTGGTGTCGGTGCACAACACCACCATCAaccccaccagccccaccacGGCCACCATGGCCAGCGCCAACCGCGGCCCCACCAGCCCGTCCGTGTCGGCCATCGAGCTCATCCCGTCCGTCACCAACCCGGAGAacctgccctccctgcctgaCATCCCTCCCATCCAG ctggaAGATGCTGGTTCCAGTAGTTTAGATAATCTGCTAAGTAGATACATCACAGGCAGCCACCTCCCCCCACAGCCTACAAGCACCATGAATCCCTCCCCAGGACCCTCAGCTCTGTCTCCAGGGTCATCAG GTTTATCCAACTCCCACACTCCTGTGAGgccccccagcacctccagcacaggcagcagaggaag CTGTGGCTCCTCGGGCAGGACTGCTGACAAAACTGGCATTGGCTTCAAGGCTGACCAGGTGAAAGTAAAGCAagagccaggcacagaggaAGAGATCTGCAGTTTCTCAGGAACagtaaagcaggaaaaaacagaggATGGCAGAAGGAGTGCTTGCATG ctcagcagccccgAGAGCAGCCTGACACCACCTCTGTCCACAAACTTACACCTGGAGAGTGAGCTGGAAGCTTTGGGGGGCCTGGAGAACCACGTGAAGACAGAGCCAGCAGATGTGAGCGAGAGCTGCAagcagcctgggcacagcctggtgaACGGCAAGTCGCCGGTGCGGAGCCTCATGCACCGCTCGGCGCGCGCGGCCGGAGAGGGCAGCAACAAGGACGACGACCCCAACGAGGACTGGTGTGCTGTGTGCCAGAATGGGGGggacctgctgtgctgtgagaagTGCCCCAAGGTGTTCCACCTCACCTGTCATGTCCCCACACTGCTCAGCTTCCCCAG tgGAGAGTGGATATGTACATTCTGCAGAGACCTGAGCAAACCTGAAGTGGAATATGATTGTGAcaattcccagcacagcaagaaGGGGAAGACAGCACAAGGCCTGAGTCCTGTGGACCAAAGG aaaTGTGAACGCCTCCTGCTTTACCTGTACTGCCACGAGCTGAGCATTGAGTTCCAAGAGCCAGTCCCAGCCTCG ATACCAAACTACTATAAAATCATAAAGAAACCAATGGATTTATCCACAGTGAAGAAGAAACTGCAGAAGAAACATTCCCAGCACTACCAGACCCCCGAGGACTTCGTGGCTGATGTCCGGTTGATCTTCAAGAACTGTGAAAGGTTTAATGAA ATGATGAAAGTTGTTCAAGTTTATGCAGAAACACAAGAGATTAATTTGAAG GCTGATTCAGAAGTagcacaggcagggaaggcagtTGCATTGTACTTTGAAGATAAACTTACAGAGCTCTACTCAGACAGGACCTTCCAGCCTTTGCCTGAATTTGAGCAGGAAGAGGATGATGGTGAAATAACTGAGGACTCCGATGAAGATTTTATACAACCACGTAGAAAACGCCTAAAATCAGATGAGAGACCAGTGCATATAAAGTGA